One Thermococcus sp. M36 genomic window, ACTTGACGGCCTGACGTTCCTGCTTGGAAAGGACAATTTTATCAGGGTGTTCCAGCGCCTCATGGCACTGAAGGAGAAGTCCCGGATAACCGAAAAAAGGAAGCGGCCCATAAACATATTCCTCTTAAACACGGGACGGGCATCTGAGGACGTAATCTCCTGGATGATACTCTACAGCCAGTACGTGATAGAGTTCGTGCCATTGAGGGATTCCTCGGAGGAAATGATGTTTGTCAGGGCCTCCCCGTTGCCCAGTTTCGACCCCACCAGAGGCATCTGCCGCTTCAGGTTGGTGAAGGGCAGGCCGGAGCTGACGCCGGTATATCAGGTGTGACCTTCCTCTCGTGCCCTCCCCTCTGGGGTGTCCCTCTCCGTTTTTCTACTCCCCACCTGCAATCTGAACTGGCAGGCCTTGCATATCTCGCCGGTCGTCGGCTGGCCGCAGATTTTACAGCGCTTCAGCTCGCTCGTCCTCTTGGTGTAGGTCTTCGCGATGAGCGGGAAGAGCTTGTCGTAGCTCCTCAGTATCTGGTACTTCGTGCCGGGATGCCTCTCCTCCATCTCGTTTATCCAGTCCCGGATCTCGGCCCTAAAAGCTTCCACCGCGTAGGGGCACTCGCTGAAATCGACCTCGATGTCGTTCAGGATCGCGTAGAGCACGATCTCCTTCTCGGGGATCTCCCTGAGGGGCTTTATCCTTGGAACCAGTTCTGGATGTATCTCCTCGTAGTAGGGGCCAGTTCTCCCGAGGCGCGCTATGTCTCCCCTCATGATGTTCATTATGAACATCTGAACCTCGTCGTCGAGGTTGTGGCCGACGGCGAGCTTGTCCGCCCCGACGTCCCTGGCGGCATGGTTGAGCAGCCACCTCCTCCAGACGCCGCAGTAGGAGCATGCACCAATTCTCTCCCCCTTTTCGAAGCTCCCCATTATCTCGACCGTCTCGTCGAGAGTGAAGCCGATGTGGTTCTTGAATGAATATATCCGGTGTTCTATCCCTAGCTTCTCGGCGTTCCTCCTCGCTATCTCGACGCTTGGCGGGCGGTAGCCTGCTATCCCCTCATCGATCGTTATTGCGACCAGCTCGAAGGGGAAC contains:
- a CDS encoding TIGR00269 family protein, translated to MKCSKCGREAVYHARYTGRYYCRKHFNEMVEKKFKETVKKYRLIGKGERIAVGVSGGKDSVVLMHLLAKLREKFPFELVAITIDEGIAGYRPPSVEIARRNAEKLGIEHRIYSFKNHIGFTLDETVEIMGSFEKGERIGACSYCGVWRRWLLNHAARDVGADKLAVGHNLDDEVQMFIMNIMRGDIARLGRTGPYYEEIHPELVPRIKPLREIPEKEIVLYAILNDIEVDFSECPYAVEAFRAEIRDWINEMEERHPGTKYQILRSYDKLFPLIAKTYTKRTSELKRCKICGQPTTGEICKACQFRLQVGSRKTERDTPEGRAREEGHT